From Mya arenaria isolate MELC-2E11 chromosome 1, ASM2691426v1, a single genomic window includes:
- the LOC128233746 gene encoding polyunsaturated fatty acid 5-lipoxygenase-like → MYEYRITVKTGDRPRAGTNGNVYVVLHGEEDLVIPPTKLDAFFHDDFERGQTDVFTLKNIQFEKVSVLELWRDDAGWYTEWNIDTITIENLSGGWEAVFPVFRWIKPNVHYKFRPYDTCLPQDDLFPEQRTRELEEKRTLYKYSQLEPGFPVQVPEIPIDEEFSFSYQWDITKKKLILMGTSKLKTLFRGDWESVEDVESIYDDNMFPRPSDCTRWLSDEKFGQQRFDGLNSMVIRLCSVLPPKMAVDDEMMRPFLQGLSLEDAIKSKRTFVVDHSIMDGVTTRPGVSSCAPIALFFRRDDGKIVPVAIQLFQHLAPDNPVFLPSDPKYTWILAKMWFNCADAQVHQWIAHLGFTHIIMEGFVIATHRHLSQSHPIFKLLAPHFLYLIAINHRAVETLMNPGGHIDNTLSVGKDGGVQLIGRHRSLWRLDVAGTLPADLRTRGVEDQEIVPDYPCRDDALLSYNAISSYVTKYVHLYYASDEVLINDPEIQSWRRDLDLPMEAGGLGIIGVPGSDGKFTTRDQFITVLTSIIYTCSVGHASVNFKQYDEYAFPMNYPSWLKGDPPKDKSAKTERDILDAIHSRKAQMKVMLVSKILSERSTRPLGDFAIDYVYDPPAVQIQKEFREQLKNISDVIKRRNETRECPYPYLDPAEIPNSISI, encoded by the exons ATGTACGAATACCGGATAACAGTGAAGACGGGTGATCGACCACGAGCGGGTACCAACGGCAACGTTTATGTTGTCCTACACGGCGAAGAAGACCTGGTGATCCCTCCTACAAAGCTTGATGCTTTTTTTCATGACGACTTCGAGCGCGGACAGACGGACGTTTTCACCTTGAAAAATATACAG TTTGAGAAAGTGTCGGTGCTGGAGCTATGGAGGGACGACGCAGGGTGGTATACGGAATGGAACATTGATACGATCACGATTGAAAACCTTTCGGGAGGATGGGAAGCCGTGTTCCCAGTGTTCCGTTGGATCAAGCCGAATGTCCACTACAAATTCAGACCATATGACACCTGCCTCCCCCAGGACGACCTGTTTCCAG AGCAACGCACTCGAGAACTTGAGGAGAAGCGGACGTTGTATAAATACTCGCAGTTGGAACCAGGATTTCCAGTACAAGTGCCTGAAATCCCCATAGATGAAGAGTTTTCATTCAg TTACCAATGGGACATTACTAAGAAGAAGTTGATTCTCATGGGGACCAGTAAGTTGAAGACGCTGTTTCGCGGTGACTGGGAGTCGGTGGAAGACGTCGAGAGCATCTATGATGATAACATGTTCCCGCGTCCATCCGACTGCACAAG aTGGCTCAGTGACGAGAAATTTGGACAGCAACGTTTTGACGGTTTGAACAGCATGGTCATTCGTCTGTGTTCGGTGCTGCCTCCGAAGATGGCCGTTGATGACGAAATGATGCGTCCCTTTTTGCAGGGCCTTTCTCTTGAGGATGCGATAAAGTCAAAGCGAACCTTTGTGGTAGATCATAGCATCATGGATGGAGTGACCACTCGCCCTGGGGTTTCCTCTTGTGCTCCTATTGCGCTCTTCTTTCGTCGGGATGACGGCAAGATAGTGCCTGTAGCAATCCAACTGTTTCAGCACCTGGCGCCCGACAATCCTGTGTTCTTGCCGTCAGACCCCAAATACACATGGATCTTGGCGAAAATGTGGTTTAACTGCGCGGACGCACAAGTTCATCAATGGATCGCTCATCTTGGCTTCACCCATATCATCATGGAAGGCTTCGTTATCGCCACTCACCGTCATCTATCTCAGTCGCATCCCATATTTAAACTGCTGGCTCCGCACTTTTTGTACCTGATTGCCATAAACCACCGCGCTGTAGAGACGCTAATGAACCCTGGCGGCCATATTGACAACACTCTCAGTGTGGGCAAAGACGGTGGGGTCCAGTTAATCGGCCGCCACCGTTCATTATGGCGTTTAGACGTAGCCGGTACCCTTCCAGCCGATCTTAGGACCCGCGGAGTGGAAGACCAAGAGATAGTTCCTGACTACCCTTGCCGAGATGACGCCTTGCTCTCTTACAACGCCATAAGCTCGTACGTAACGAAGTACGTACATCTCTACTATGCCTCCGACGAGGTGCTTATTAATGATCCAGAAATTCAGTCGTGGCGCCGCGACCTTGATCTCCCAATGGAGGCTGGCGGCCTTGGAATCATAGGAGTCCCCGGAAGTGATGGAAAGTTCACTACACGTGATCAATTTATCACGGTTCTGACAAGcattatatacacatgtagtgTTGGTCACGCATCTGTGAACTTCAAACAATATGACGAATATGCATTTCCTATGAACTACCCGTCATGGCTGAAGGGTGATCCTCCGAAGGACAAATCTGCAAAAACAGAAAGGGATATTTTAGACGCCATCCATTCACGAAAGGCTCAAATGAAAGTGATGTTGGTTTCAAAGATTTTGAGTGAACGCAGTACAAGGCCGCTTGGGGATTTCGCGATCGACTACGTTTACGATCCTCCTGCGGTACAAATACAGAAGGAATTTCGCGAGCAGCTCAAGAATATCAGTGACGTCATCAAGCGCCGAAACGAGACTAGGGAATGTCCCTATCCCTATTTGGACCCGGCGGAAATTCCAAACTCTATAAGCATTTAA